A segment of the Rhodospirillales bacterium genome:
TGGTGATCATCGGCGCTGGGTTCGCGGGCCTCGCATGCGCGAAGAAGCTGGGCGGGAGCGCGGTCTCGGTACTCGTGGTCGACCGCCATAACTATCATCTGTTCCAGCCGCTGCTCTATCAGGTCGCCACGGCGGCACTTTCGCCGGCCGACATAACTGAGCCGATCCGCAAGATCCTGAGCCCCTACGCGAATGTAGATGTCGCCATGGACGTCCCGGTGCAGGTGGACACCGGTGCTCGCGTCGTGCGGTTCGCCAACGTGCCCGCGGTTCACTATCGCTGCCTCGTGCTCGCGACCGGGTCGGAGTACAACTACTTTGGGCGGGACGAATGGAAGGCTGTTGCGCCTGGCCTCAAGACAATCGATGACGCGCGTGAGATCCGGAGCAGGCTCCTGCGCAACTTCGAGGACGCGGAAACTTGCACCGACCCGGTACGCCAGCGGATGCTCATGACCACCGCGGTGATAGGAGGCGGCCCCACCGGTGTGGAGATGGCCGGCTCCATCGCCGAACTCGCGCGCTGGACGCTTGCGCGGGACTTCAGGCACATCGATCCGACGCAGGCGCGCACGCTGCTTGTCGAGGGTGGGCCGCGGCTGCTTTCCGCGTTCCCGGAGGAGCTTTCGCATTATGCCCGGTCTCAGCTCGAGAGGCTGGGAGTAACGGTCCTCCTAGGCCGCAACGTCGAGAATGTGACCGCCAGCGGCATCACGGTGTGCGGAGAAGACATCCCGGCCGCCCTCACCGTGTGGGGGGCCGGGATCCGCGCCACGCCGATTGCTGAGTTGATCGGCGTGGCGGCGGACAGGGTCGGCCGCATCAGAGTAGCAGCCAACCTCGCGGTCGACGAGCTGGCGGATGTTTACGCGCTCGGCGACATTGCGCTGCTGGAGCAGGACGGTAGCCCACTGCCGGCGCTGGCCCAGGTCGCTAAGCAGCAGGGGGAGCACCTCGGCGCGAACCTCGAGCGTGCGCTCATCGATGGCGTCCCTGTCCCCGAGTTCAGGTTCGATAACCGGGGCAACACCGCGGTGATCGGACGCAACGCCGCTGTTTTCGACTTTGGCAAGCGCCGCATGAAAGGCCGCTTGGCCTGGTTTCTATGGG
Coding sequences within it:
- a CDS encoding NAD(P)/FAD-dependent oxidoreductase is translated as MEKQADEAIPEVPGEPGAPLLHRDVVIIGAGFAGLACAKKLGGSAVSVLVVDRHNYHLFQPLLYQVATAALSPADITEPIRKILSPYANVDVAMDVPVQVDTGARVVRFANVPAVHYRCLVLATGSEYNYFGRDEWKAVAPGLKTIDDAREIRSRLLRNFEDAETCTDPVRQRMLMTTAVIGGGPTGVEMAGSIAELARWTLARDFRHIDPTQARTLLVEGGPRLLSAFPEELSHYARSQLERLGVTVLLGRNVENVTASGITVCGEDIPAALTVWGAGIRATPIAELIGVAADRVGRIRVAANLAVDELADVYALGDIALLEQDGSPLPALAQVAKQQGEHLGANLERALIDGVPVPEFRFDNRGNTAVIGRNAAVFDFGKRRMKGRLAWFLWALIHVYLLVGFQKRLLVTMQWVWRYFTYQRGARIIR